A genomic stretch from Chitinophaga lutea includes:
- a CDS encoding RagB/SusD family nutrient uptake outer membrane protein, which produces MKRSFVYILLAAAALMQGCSKYLDRAPLSEPSNETFWKSVADAEAGVNAVYATLPSSRDFWKDCQSDNSVMTNAWGEGGLGYISMGSQSAADAYLLEEWKYDFIYRALNALDKLREMELDANLKKRMSAEVRFALAMRYFRMVKHFGDIPLIRETPVSLENAALSRSPKQEVLNYVLQNVDSAVANLPVVYTDAKDMGRVTKAGALMLRADVYLYMASYRKFHAGQDEPALWKAAAQAAQEVVNMQRYQLEADYSYLFRHESNNNNKEVILAYQYVPNEIVHMLPVLCLPNGCSITGQGWASFCPTRDLIDSYECTDGQHIRVSPLYDKANPWENRDARMKQTFLLPGVPCLRPDGKFRPYQPHPSYKQPEKMNSEGGGITGYMYLKFAEPENPNPTRSYTNFPIYRYAETWLMLAEALNEYEPANPQIAVAMNEVRKRAGLPVVNALLGNQAAMREKIREERRHEFVAEHKRYFDILRWKIAENVLNKPAYGINSEVSDAVGDWTKPAFLAQNRTFDKTKHYLWPIPESATDKNKKLLPQNPNW; this is translated from the coding sequence ATGAAAAGATCTTTTGTCTATATATTATTGGCGGCCGCGGCATTGATGCAGGGCTGCTCCAAGTACCTCGACAGGGCCCCCCTGTCCGAGCCCTCGAATGAAACGTTCTGGAAAAGCGTGGCCGATGCTGAAGCCGGGGTGAATGCCGTGTATGCCACTTTGCCATCGAGCCGGGATTTCTGGAAAGATTGCCAGAGCGACAACTCCGTGATGACTAACGCCTGGGGCGAAGGCGGATTGGGTTATATCAGTATGGGCAGCCAATCTGCCGCCGATGCCTATCTGCTGGAAGAATGGAAATACGATTTTATTTACCGTGCGCTGAATGCGCTTGACAAGCTCAGGGAGATGGAGCTCGATGCCAACCTGAAAAAACGCATGAGCGCAGAAGTACGGTTTGCGCTGGCCATGCGGTACTTCAGGATGGTGAAACATTTCGGCGATATTCCGCTTATCAGGGAAACGCCGGTGAGCCTCGAAAACGCCGCCCTTTCGCGCAGTCCCAAACAGGAAGTGCTCAATTACGTGTTGCAGAATGTCGATTCCGCCGTGGCGAACCTGCCGGTGGTATACACAGACGCGAAAGACATGGGCCGCGTCACCAAAGCCGGCGCGCTGATGTTGCGTGCCGATGTGTACCTGTACATGGCCAGCTACCGGAAATTTCATGCCGGGCAGGACGAACCGGCCCTCTGGAAGGCCGCCGCCCAGGCGGCGCAGGAAGTAGTGAACATGCAGCGCTATCAGCTCGAGGCCGATTACAGTTATCTTTTCAGGCATGAAAGCAACAACAATAACAAAGAAGTGATTCTGGCGTACCAATATGTGCCGAATGAGATCGTGCACATGCTGCCCGTGTTGTGCCTGCCCAATGGTTGCTCCATCACGGGGCAGGGCTGGGCGAGCTTTTGCCCTACCCGCGACCTGATCGATTCCTACGAATGCACTGATGGCCAGCATATCCGCGTGTCCCCGCTGTACGACAAAGCCAATCCATGGGAAAACCGGGATGCGCGTATGAAACAGACATTCCTGTTGCCCGGTGTGCCTTGCCTGCGGCCCGACGGCAAATTCAGGCCGTACCAGCCTCATCCGTCGTACAAACAACCCGAGAAAATGAACAGCGAAGGTGGCGGTATCACCGGGTATATGTACCTTAAGTTTGCGGAACCGGAAAACCCCAATCCGACGCGTTCATACACGAATTTTCCGATTTACCGGTACGCGGAGACATGGCTGATGCTTGCCGAAGCACTAAATGAATATGAGCCGGCCAACCCGCAGATTGCGGTGGCTATGAACGAGGTGCGCAAACGCGCCGGGCTGCCGGTGGTAAATGCGCTGCTGGGCAACCAGGCCGCTATGCGCGAAAAGATACGGGAAGAGCGCCGGCATGAGTTCGTGGCGGAGCACAAACGGTATTTCGATATTCTCCGCTGGAAGATCGCGGAAAACGTGCTGAACAAACCCGCATACGGCATCAACAGCGAAGTGTCCGATGCTGTTGGGGACTGGACCAAACCCGCTTTTCTGGCCCAGAACAGGACGTTCGATAAAACAAAACATTACCTCTGGCCGATCCCTGAATCCGCAACAGACAAGAATAAAAAACTGCTGCCGCAGAACCCGAACTGGTAA
- a CDS encoding FecR family protein, with protein MPSNDRLRYLLTQYTNKNCSREELEELFSELRAPAGREALSQLISGQYSELPSEKEGGDIDWDFMYQTVTAKERPSVRSRIVFFSKIAAAVLVLVAAGFWLWRAPAQREKTPATATAMPAGDALPGTNKAVLVLADGTSVNLDSAGSGSVGQQGNTKIIKLPGQLTYNAGTGGNEAPVFNKVATPRGGQYQLTLSDGTRVWLNSASSIRFPVAFTGSERYVEVTGEAYFEVARADKNGQRIPFRCKVNDMEIAVLGTHFNVNAYADEAEIRTTLLEGSVQVKQGAATQLLAPGQQSRVGKDGQITLARQVNLDEVMGWKNGFFVFEEADIRQIMRQVEKWYNLDVVYEGPVPDGRFNGRVSRNTPASQMMKVLELSGIQFRIEGTRLIIRS; from the coding sequence ATGCCATCCAACGACCGGCTTCGGTACCTGTTAACACAATACACGAATAAAAACTGCTCCCGCGAGGAGCTGGAAGAACTGTTCAGTGAACTGCGGGCACCCGCGGGGAGGGAGGCGCTCAGCCAGCTGATCAGCGGGCAGTACAGTGAGCTGCCGTCTGAAAAGGAAGGGGGCGATATCGACTGGGACTTTATGTATCAGACCGTTACCGCGAAGGAACGCCCTTCGGTGCGGTCGCGGATCGTGTTCTTTTCCAAAATTGCGGCGGCCGTACTGGTACTGGTGGCTGCGGGCTTTTGGTTGTGGCGGGCACCCGCCCAACGGGAAAAGACGCCTGCAACGGCTACAGCCATGCCGGCCGGGGATGCTCTTCCGGGCACCAATAAGGCCGTGCTGGTGCTGGCAGACGGTACAAGCGTGAACCTCGACAGTGCGGGCAGCGGCTCCGTGGGCCAGCAGGGCAATACGAAGATCATCAAACTGCCGGGTCAGCTTACCTATAATGCCGGCACAGGCGGCAATGAAGCGCCGGTTTTTAATAAAGTGGCCACCCCGCGTGGCGGGCAATACCAGCTAACGTTGTCGGACGGCACCAGGGTGTGGCTGAACAGTGCGTCGTCTATCCGCTTCCCGGTCGCCTTTACCGGCAGCGAGCGGTACGTGGAGGTAACGGGAGAAGCTTATTTTGAAGTGGCCAGGGCGGACAAGAACGGCCAGCGCATACCGTTCCGCTGCAAGGTCAACGATATGGAGATCGCCGTGCTCGGCACTCATTTTAATGTGAATGCTTATGCGGATGAAGCCGAAATACGGACCACCCTGCTCGAAGGCAGCGTTCAGGTAAAGCAGGGCGCCGCCACGCAGCTCCTTGCGCCCGGCCAGCAGTCGCGCGTGGGGAAAGACGGCCAGATAACGCTGGCCCGCCAGGTGAACCTGGACGAGGTAATGGGATGGAAAAACGGATTTTTTGTTTTCGAGGAAGCAGATATCCGCCAGATCATGCGGCAGGTTGAAAAATGGTACAACCTGGATGTGGTGTACGAAGGCCCCGTGCCGGATGGCCGTTTCAACGGCCGCGTTTCAAGGAACACGCCGGCTTCCCAAATGATGAAAGTACTTGAACTGAGCGGTATACAATTCAGAATAGAAGGCACCAGACTGATCATCAGATCGTAG
- a CDS encoding RNA polymerase sigma factor, whose protein sequence is MDKDSVVHNEAYLFRQIDGGDETAFRQLFDLYRLRLFSFAFELTHSRADSEEIVQELFLKLWRRRGTLSGVTFPKKYIYTMAHNLVMDHLTRLARDKKLRTQVWANIQEEVEYTEQAVLAAETANIVGKALSRLSTRKQTIYHLSRRDGLSHQEIAQRLGISVPTVKNTMVEILRFIRTFLHTQYEPAVLLGITVFTAFY, encoded by the coding sequence ATGGACAAAGACTCAGTGGTACATAACGAAGCGTATCTCTTCCGGCAGATCGACGGAGGGGACGAAACGGCATTTCGGCAGTTATTTGACCTGTACCGGCTGCGGCTGTTCAGCTTTGCATTTGAGCTCACCCATTCCCGCGCCGATTCGGAAGAGATCGTGCAGGAGCTGTTCCTGAAGCTGTGGCGGCGCCGCGGCACCCTCTCCGGGGTAACATTTCCTAAAAAATACATCTATACCATGGCGCATAACCTGGTAATGGATCACCTCACCCGGCTGGCGCGCGATAAAAAACTGCGGACGCAGGTATGGGCCAATATCCAGGAAGAGGTGGAGTATACCGAACAGGCGGTGCTGGCCGCCGAAACCGCCAACATCGTCGGGAAAGCCCTCTCCAGGCTATCTACCCGCAAACAGACCATTTATCACTTAAGCCGCCGGGATGGGCTCAGCCACCAGGAGATCGCCCAGCGGCTGGGTATATCCGTACCCACCGTCAAAAACACCATGGTGGAGATTCTCCGCTTTATCCGGACCTTCCTGCACACCCAGTACGAGCCCGCCGTACTGCTGGGGATTACCGTTTTTACCGCTTTTTATTAA
- a CDS encoding GH116 family glycosyl hydrolase, with amino-acid sequence MEKKQEHPRREFLKIAGLFTAGLAVARIPVWARGVAFEEYPLHNIPADKGIDTAWLKSLYERGTATAYLKSRNELQFLGMPVGGLHAGTVYVGGDGRLWLWQVYNETIESTHEGIDPKTVNWHDGTKLRKIRVRDGAAYVEPAMADNKRVLEQGFAVKVEQEGKTWVRELREDHWDEIRFEAAYPMAVITYTGKNAPVEVRLKVYSPFVPLNADDSSLPATILRAEIKNISGRPMQASLVGWMENGVNKITAKAGSGKKQSKVISADTFTSIHFGYNTSDAELLTAKDAGSMSISLMGKAATTHASFNPWPVTAESFGNNTAAAAEADGDDKLVGALAVSQQMAPGDTMEADYFITWHFNNPHPGLKKLVKDADGGFEYAVRFKDAAATAAYLAAHFKRLTTLTERWQQTWNDSTLPHWFLERTFVNIGTLATANTYRFASGRFWGWEGVGACAGTCTHVWQYGHTAARIFPSIERDQRQRVDLGVAFKEDSGAIIFRAENENRPAIDGQAGTILRIYREHQMSKDDAFLRANWPKIKKAVQFMLAQDKNGDGMTDSPMENTLDAVWEGEIAWIVGLCIAAARAAQSMAEETGDTTFAKTCAAYVQKGKANMEKELFNGEYFIHRPDAVQGRKKLGSYNTCHIDQVYGQSWAFQVGLPRVLDRDKSLSALKALWKYNFTMDVGPYIKTHTGGRPYALEGEGGMIMNTNPRNEPKPYGEDVTWQLGYFHECMSGFEHQVAAHMMAEGMADEALVLTRVIHDRYHGAKRNPYNEIECSDHYARAMASYGTFISACGFEYHGPKKYIGFAPRVSPENFKAAFTAAEGWGTYSQQAGAAGQQHELKVVFGNLPVGRLMFELVQEWKPGKVTVRVNGAAVPAQFKTEGKRVLIRLKNTVMVEENGTLQIGIA; translated from the coding sequence ATGGAAAAAAAACAAGAGCATCCGAGAAGAGAATTTCTGAAAATCGCGGGCCTGTTTACCGCAGGCCTCGCGGTTGCCCGTATCCCAGTGTGGGCGAGGGGCGTGGCGTTTGAAGAATATCCGCTGCATAATATTCCTGCAGACAAAGGCATCGATACCGCCTGGCTCAAATCCCTTTACGAACGGGGAACGGCAACAGCATACCTCAAAAGCCGCAATGAATTGCAGTTTCTCGGTATGCCGGTGGGCGGCCTGCATGCGGGCACCGTATATGTGGGTGGCGACGGCCGTCTCTGGCTGTGGCAGGTGTACAATGAAACCATCGAAAGCACCCACGAAGGCATCGATCCCAAAACCGTGAACTGGCACGATGGTACAAAGCTGCGTAAGATCCGCGTCCGCGATGGCGCCGCATACGTGGAGCCCGCCATGGCGGACAATAAACGCGTGCTGGAACAGGGCTTTGCCGTGAAGGTGGAGCAGGAAGGGAAAACCTGGGTGCGAGAGCTCAGGGAAGACCACTGGGACGAAATCCGTTTCGAAGCTGCCTATCCCATGGCGGTGATTACCTATACCGGCAAAAACGCGCCGGTGGAGGTGCGGCTGAAAGTATATTCGCCTTTCGTGCCGCTGAATGCGGACGATTCATCGTTGCCTGCCACCATCCTGCGCGCGGAGATCAAAAATATTTCCGGTAGACCCATGCAGGCGAGCCTGGTGGGCTGGATGGAGAACGGTGTGAATAAGATCACCGCCAAAGCCGGTAGCGGCAAAAAACAAAGCAAAGTAATATCCGCTGATACTTTTACGTCCATCCATTTTGGCTACAACACTTCGGATGCCGAATTACTTACCGCCAAAGATGCCGGAAGCATGAGTATTTCCCTGATGGGCAAAGCGGCGACGACACATGCGTCCTTCAACCCCTGGCCGGTGACGGCGGAGTCGTTCGGTAACAACACTGCTGCAGCTGCCGAAGCCGATGGCGACGATAAGCTGGTGGGCGCACTGGCGGTATCGCAGCAGATGGCGCCAGGCGATACAATGGAGGCGGATTATTTCATCACCTGGCATTTTAACAATCCGCATCCCGGCCTGAAAAAGCTGGTGAAAGATGCGGACGGCGGTTTTGAGTATGCCGTCCGGTTTAAAGATGCGGCAGCTACGGCGGCGTATCTTGCGGCGCATTTCAAACGGCTCACCACCCTGACGGAGCGCTGGCAGCAGACCTGGAACGATTCCACGCTGCCGCACTGGTTCCTCGAAAGAACTTTCGTGAACATCGGCACATTGGCCACCGCCAATACGTACCGCTTTGCCAGCGGCCGCTTCTGGGGCTGGGAAGGTGTAGGCGCCTGCGCGGGCACCTGTACGCACGTATGGCAATACGGGCACACCGCTGCGCGCATATTCCCCTCTATCGAAAGAGACCAGCGCCAGCGCGTAGACCTGGGGGTGGCTTTCAAAGAAGATTCCGGCGCCATCATCTTCCGGGCCGAGAATGAAAACCGCCCCGCCATCGACGGGCAGGCAGGCACCATCCTCCGTATTTACCGGGAGCACCAGATGAGCAAAGACGATGCTTTCCTGCGCGCCAACTGGCCGAAAATCAAAAAGGCCGTTCAGTTCATGCTGGCGCAGGACAAAAACGGCGACGGCATGACGGATTCTCCCATGGAGAACACCCTCGATGCGGTATGGGAAGGAGAGATCGCCTGGATAGTGGGGCTGTGCATCGCCGCCGCGCGCGCCGCGCAAAGCATGGCGGAAGAAACAGGTGATACCACCTTTGCGAAAACCTGTGCGGCGTATGTGCAGAAAGGGAAGGCGAATATGGAAAAAGAGCTGTTCAACGGCGAATATTTTATCCACCGCCCGGATGCCGTGCAGGGAAGAAAAAAACTCGGTTCTTACAACACCTGTCACATCGACCAGGTATACGGCCAAAGCTGGGCTTTCCAGGTGGGCCTGCCACGGGTGCTGGATAGAGACAAGTCGCTGTCGGCGTTAAAAGCGCTGTGGAAATATAACTTCACGATGGACGTAGGACCTTACATCAAAACCCACACCGGCGGGCGGCCGTATGCGCTCGAAGGGGAAGGCGGCATGATCATGAACACCAACCCGCGCAACGAGCCCAAACCTTACGGTGAGGACGTGACCTGGCAGCTGGGATACTTTCATGAATGTATGTCGGGATTCGAGCACCAGGTGGCCGCGCACATGATGGCAGAAGGTATGGCAGACGAGGCCCTTGTGCTGACGCGCGTGATCCACGACCGGTATCATGGCGCCAAAAGAAACCCCTACAACGAAATAGAATGCAGCGATCACTACGCTCGCGCGATGGCCAGTTACGGCACTTTCATCAGCGCCTGTGGTTTTGAATACCACGGCCCGAAAAAGTATATCGGCTTTGCGCCGCGCGTCAGCCCGGAAAACTTTAAAGCGGCCTTCACTGCTGCGGAAGGCTGGGGCACTTATAGCCAGCAGGCGGGCGCGGCGGGCCAGCAGCACGAACTGAAGGTGGTTTTCGGCAACCTGCCGGTTGGTCGGCTGATGTTTGAGCTGGTGCAGGAATGGAAGCCCGGCAAAGTCACTGTACGCGTGAACGGCGCCGCCGTGCCCGCCCAATTTAAAACGGAAGGGAAACGCGTACTCATCCGGCTGAAGAACACCGTAATGGTGGAAGAAAACGGTACCCTTCAAATCGGTATCGCATGA